From Candidatus Edwardsbacteria bacterium RifOxyA12_full_54_48, a single genomic window includes:
- a CDS encoding bifunctional hydroxymethylpyrimidine kinase/phosphomethylpyrimidine kinase — translation MKVALTIAGSDSGSGAGIQADLKTFAAFGVYGINVITALTAQNTQGVFGVAEQTPKFIAKQLFVLMKDIGCQAAKTGMLYNSQIIEQVSHEIKKYKISPLVVDPVMVAKGGHPLLKAEAEEALVTCLLPLANLLTPNIDESVRLAKMKKIENLEQMKEAALKISMLGPRAVLIKGGHLSGRATDLYFDGRIFKTYDSERIDTSNTHGTGCTYSAAITACLARGLKMEPAIDEAKKYVTGCIKNSVGIGHGFGPLDHFWSGKIREC, via the coding sequence ATGAAAGTGGCTCTAACCATAGCCGGTTCCGACTCCGGCAGCGGGGCCGGCATCCAGGCCGACCTCAAAACCTTCGCCGCCTTCGGGGTCTACGGCATCAATGTCATCACTGCCCTGACCGCCCAGAACACCCAGGGGGTGTTCGGAGTGGCCGAGCAGACTCCCAAATTCATAGCCAAACAGCTGTTCGTGCTGATGAAGGACATCGGCTGCCAGGCGGCCAAGACCGGGATGCTGTACAACAGCCAGATAATCGAGCAGGTTTCGCATGAGATCAAAAAATACAAGATATCGCCGCTGGTGGTGGACCCGGTGATGGTGGCCAAGGGCGGGCACCCCCTGCTTAAGGCCGAGGCCGAGGAGGCCCTGGTGACCTGTCTTCTTCCATTGGCCAATCTGTTGACGCCCAACATCGACGAATCGGTGCGGCTGGCCAAGATGAAGAAGATCGAGAATCTGGAACAGATGAAGGAGGCGGCCCTGAAGATCTCGATGCTGGGCCCCAGGGCCGTTCTGATCAAGGGCGGGCACCTGTCGGGCCGGGCCACCGACCTGTACTTCGACGGCCGGATTTTTAAAACCTACGACAGCGAAAGGATCGACACCTCCAACACCCACGGCACCGGCTGCACCTATTCGGCGGCCATCACCGCCTGCCTGGCCCGCGGGCTGAAGATGGAGCCGGCCATCGACGAAGCCAAAAAGTATGTCACCGGCTGCATCAAGAACTCGGTCGGCATCGGCCACGGCTTCGGCCCGCTGGACCACTTCTGGAGCGGAAAGATCCGGGAATGCTGA
- a CDS encoding LmbE family protein, whose translation MFKKILVLAPHTDDGEFGCGGFMARLLEQGAEVCYAAFSSAEKSLPPGVHPDTLKNELNDALNSLGIADKNRFVYNYSVRDFPEHRQVLLENMVALKEKIGPDLVLMPCFNDTHQDHLTIAQEGFRAFKDRTILGYEIPWNNRTFNTESFVLLEEKHIQSKVRALKCYQSQLDRFYANEEFIRALAKTRGTQIGAAFAEAFEVIRWVIR comes from the coding sequence ATGTTTAAAAAAATTCTGGTGCTGGCGCCGCATACCGATGATGGGGAATTCGGCTGCGGCGGCTTTATGGCCCGGCTGCTGGAGCAGGGAGCCGAGGTCTGCTATGCGGCCTTCTCCTCGGCCGAGAAATCACTGCCGCCCGGAGTCCATCCCGACACCCTCAAGAACGAACTGAACGACGCTCTGAACAGCCTGGGAATAGCCGATAAGAATCGTTTTGTATACAATTACAGCGTCAGGGATTTTCCCGAGCACCGCCAGGTGCTGTTGGAGAATATGGTGGCCCTCAAGGAGAAAATAGGTCCCGATCTTGTATTGATGCCCTGCTTCAACGATACCCACCAGGATCATCTGACCATTGCCCAGGAGGGTTTCCGGGCCTTCAAGGACCGGACCATACTGGGCTACGAGATTCCCTGGAACAACAGGACCTTTAACACCGAATCCTTCGTCCTGCTGGAGGAAAAGCATATTCAGTCCAAGGTCAGGGCCCTGAAGTGCTACCAGTCGCAGCTGGATCGGTTCTATGCCAACGAGGAGTTCATCCGGGCCCTGGCCAAGACCCGCGGGACCCAGATCGGGGCCGCCTTTGCCGAGGCTTTCGAGGTAATTAGGTGGGTAATACGGTAG
- a CDS encoding four helix bundle protein, translating to MEKKDICERTFKFAIAIIKFCRAIDNGQNIERLIARQLFRSGTSIGANVEEAQAGQSKADFISKMSIARKEARETRYWLALCNSVNIGILRDIDVLLKEVNELTAIMTAIIKKTKSN from the coding sequence ATGGAAAAGAAAGATATTTGCGAAAGAACTTTTAAATTCGCTATCGCTATCATTAAGTTTTGCCGAGCAATAGATAATGGTCAGAATATTGAAAGGCTTATAGCAAGGCAGCTTTTTCGGTCGGGAACATCCATCGGTGCAAATGTTGAAGAAGCCCAGGCCGGCCAGAGTAAAGCAGATTTTATATCAAAAATGTCGATAGCCCGAAAAGAAGCTAGAGAAACGAGATATTGGCTTGCCCTCTGTAACAGCGTAAACATAGGAATCCTCCGGGATATTGATGTTTTGCTCAAAGAAGTGAACGAATTAACCGCCATAATGACGGCGATAATTAAAAAGACAAAGTCTAATTAA